The Pedobacter roseus genome contains a region encoding:
- a CDS encoding TonB-dependent receptor → MKNVLLLIGLFLLTYFAAHAQQNKISGTIKDGKNEAIANVTVQVLNTNLSAVSKTNGDFEITNIPAGKLTLKFSAIGYATAIKTISNNQKLDMVLAESNSRLDEVTVSAQKTEENVQNIPAAVTAFSASKISDYRILNTRDLATLVPNLYSSNPGDGRNVTSIRGIGTTSYDPAIATYIDGVNQFGLDTYIASLFDVERIEVLRGPQGTLYGRNAMGGVINIITKQPSNTTTGFAGIDIGNYGQQRYSLGIRTPLIKDKLFFGAAGLYNRQNGFYANTFNNTKFDKLHGFMGNYYLKFLATSKFALTLNVKHNENRNNGTFPLTGSVDEALANPFQLNQNSTTEMVDNLFNASLSANYAGNDFNFTSQTAYQSNYRYYKQPIDGDFSPADIVSIVNNYGKDWNKVKVYTQEFKFSSPASNISKFKWVAGLYGFYQKNPVKQGSYFGADGAVYGAEPNTTAVNINSGKSAGFAAYGQLSYQITQHLTATAGLRYDYEHKRLLASGEYLIPTMDPIVTQGDTLAKANFNAISPKLSLGYAISNNNNVYATYSRGYRAGGITQLASDPTTKPLDTYKPEYSNNFEVGTKNTFFDQRLIANIAAFYVNITDAQIPVLILPDALTTTRNAGKLVSKGVELELSARPLKGLSIDYNFGYTDASYKSLNVSKNGATVDLAGNKQIYTPETTSMFALQYSYKIDEASKLNAIVRGEWLFTGNQFYDLSNQIQQKGYSVYNAKIGFSAKKYDLFFWGRNLSNKTYIDYAYDFGAAHLGNPKTYGVSLVGRF, encoded by the coding sequence ATGAAGAACGTTTTACTCTTAATAGGGTTATTCTTATTAACCTACTTTGCAGCCCATGCACAGCAAAATAAAATATCGGGCACCATAAAAGATGGTAAAAATGAAGCCATTGCCAACGTAACGGTGCAGGTATTGAATACCAATTTATCTGCGGTGAGCAAAACTAATGGAGATTTTGAAATCACAAATATCCCAGCCGGAAAATTAACCTTAAAATTTAGTGCCATCGGTTATGCAACGGCCATAAAAACAATAAGCAATAACCAAAAGCTTGATATGGTATTGGCAGAAAGTAATTCCAGATTGGATGAAGTAACCGTATCAGCACAAAAAACAGAAGAAAATGTACAGAACATTCCAGCGGCGGTTACGGCTTTTTCAGCCTCTAAGATCAGCGATTACCGCATTCTGAATACCAGGGATTTAGCTACCTTAGTACCCAATTTATACAGCAGTAATCCTGGCGATGGCAGAAACGTAACATCTATTCGGGGAATAGGAACTACTTCTTACGATCCTGCTATTGCAACTTATATCGATGGGGTAAATCAATTTGGTTTGGATACTTATATTGCTTCATTATTTGATGTGGAGAGAATTGAAGTACTCCGCGGGCCACAAGGAACCTTATATGGCCGCAACGCAATGGGAGGGGTGATCAACATCATCACCAAACAACCCAGCAATACAACAACTGGCTTTGCTGGGATCGACATAGGTAATTATGGCCAGCAGCGTTATAGTTTAGGGATCCGTACACCCTTAATTAAAGATAAACTGTTTTTTGGTGCTGCCGGATTGTACAACAGGCAAAATGGTTTTTATGCCAATACCTTTAACAATACAAAATTTGATAAGCTGCATGGCTTTATGGGTAATTATTACCTGAAGTTTTTGGCTACATCAAAATTTGCACTGACATTAAATGTGAAGCATAACGAAAACAGGAATAATGGAACTTTTCCTTTAACCGGTTCGGTTGATGAAGCCTTGGCCAATCCTTTTCAGTTAAACCAAAATTCGACAACAGAAATGGTCGATAATCTTTTTAACGCTTCCTTGTCAGCAAACTATGCCGGAAATGATTTTAATTTTACATCTCAAACTGCTTACCAGTCTAATTACAGGTATTATAAACAACCCATCGATGGTGATTTCTCACCCGCCGATATCGTTTCTATTGTAAATAATTATGGTAAAGACTGGAATAAGGTGAAGGTATATACACAGGAATTTAAATTCAGTTCGCCTGCTTCCAATATTTCAAAATTTAAATGGGTAGCCGGTTTATATGGTTTCTATCAAAAAAATCCGGTAAAGCAAGGCTCCTATTTTGGTGCTGATGGAGCCGTTTATGGTGCAGAACCGAATACAACAGCTGTAAATATTAATTCGGGGAAAAGTGCTGGTTTTGCTGCTTATGGACAGCTTTCTTACCAGATTACCCAACATTTAACGGCCACTGCTGGTTTACGGTACGATTATGAACACAAAAGATTGCTTGCTTCTGGCGAATACCTGATTCCAACAATGGATCCGATTGTTACACAGGGTGATACTTTGGCCAAAGCAAATTTTAATGCAATTTCTCCCAAATTAAGCCTTGGCTATGCCATAAGCAACAATAACAATGTTTATGCAACGTATAGCCGCGGTTACCGTGCTGGTGGAATAACACAACTGGCTTCTGATCCAACCACTAAGCCACTCGATACTTATAAGCCAGAATACAGCAACAATTTCGAAGTTGGCACAAAAAACACCTTTTTCGATCAACGTTTAATCGCAAATATTGCAGCTTTTTATGTAAATATTACCGATGCGCAGATTCCAGTTCTGATTTTACCTGATGCCCTTACCACCACACGAAATGCCGGTAAACTGGTGAGTAAAGGTGTCGAACTCGAACTTTCTGCCCGTCCGCTTAAAGGTTTAAGTATTGATTATAACTTTGGCTATACAGATGCTTCTTACAAATCTTTAAATGTGTCTAAAAATGGCGCAACCGTTGATTTAGCAGGAAATAAACAAATTTATACCCCGGAAACCACTTCGATGTTTGCTTTACAATATAGCTACAAGATTGACGAAGCCTCAAAGTTAAATGCCATAGTCCGTGGCGAATGGTTATTTACAGGTAATCAGTTTTATGATCTAAGCAACCAGATCCAACAGAAAGGTTATAGCGTTTATAATGCGAAGATTGGTTTTTCTGCTAAAAAATACGATCTGTTTTTCTGGGGAAGAAACCTGTCCAATAAAACCTATATTGATTATGCCTACGACTTTGGAGCCGCCCATTTAGGCAACCCGAAAACTTATGGTGTGAGTTTGGTAGGGAGGTTTTAA
- a CDS encoding 3-keto-disaccharide hydrolase: MNINVSKTGFTAIIWLCGTLLAFGQRIDLKDLSAFKNPSNSWSLAQNVVADLNAENVLKTTKGEGILVNQSTAKKAGSDLYTANEYGDVAVELDYLTAKGTNSGIYLQGNYEIQIDDAWGLKNASSSNNGGIYQRWDDSKPEAEKGFGGVAPRQNASKAPGLWQHIKIIFQAPKFDASGTKTQNAKIISVELNGVLIHENVELFGATRGAAGAEKAKGPLRLQGDHGSVAFRNIEITALSEIPKSNQNGGADPIYIEAASNNMIRSFVDVAPRVRSVHAISVGGPEKTAYSYDLDNGTLLQGWHGDFIDATPMWDGRGNGTSRALGSVTRFTKKPVLAISKLANDQAAWIADTAGTGFRTKGYVMDKQDRPEFKYIINGTHVTDAVKVMENGQGLTREIAIDKPSKDLYFLLATASNIEEVAKGLYLVDDKSYYIQLADGSSKPVIRDVDGKKQFIVAIGTRLNYTILF; this comes from the coding sequence ATGAACATCAACGTCTCGAAGACGGGTTTTACGGCCATCATCTGGCTTTGCGGAACCCTGCTGGCATTCGGTCAGCGTATCGATCTCAAAGATCTTTCTGCCTTTAAAAATCCTTCAAATTCCTGGTCACTTGCACAAAACGTGGTAGCCGATCTTAATGCCGAAAATGTTTTAAAAACAACCAAAGGCGAAGGTATTTTAGTCAATCAGTCTACCGCGAAAAAAGCAGGATCTGATTTGTACACCGCAAACGAATATGGCGATGTAGCCGTAGAGTTAGATTATTTAACCGCCAAAGGAACCAATTCTGGTATTTACCTTCAGGGAAATTACGAAATCCAGATTGATGACGCCTGGGGATTAAAAAACGCCAGTTCATCAAATAATGGCGGGATCTACCAACGTTGGGACGACAGCAAACCTGAAGCCGAAAAAGGTTTTGGTGGTGTTGCACCCCGTCAGAATGCAAGTAAAGCACCTGGTTTATGGCAGCATATCAAAATTATTTTCCAGGCGCCAAAATTTGATGCCTCAGGAACAAAAACTCAAAATGCAAAAATCATTAGTGTAGAACTAAACGGCGTATTGATCCACGAAAATGTTGAGCTTTTTGGAGCAACAAGAGGTGCCGCCGGTGCTGAAAAAGCAAAAGGGCCTTTGCGTTTGCAAGGCGATCATGGTTCGGTAGCTTTTAGGAATATCGAAATCACGGCATTGTCTGAAATTCCAAAATCAAACCAGAATGGTGGTGCTGATCCGATTTATATCGAAGCTGCAAGCAATAACATGATCAGAAGTTTTGTTGATGTGGCACCACGCGTTCGCTCGGTACATGCCATTTCAGTTGGCGGACCAGAAAAAACGGCTTACAGTTACGATCTGGATAACGGAACTTTATTACAGGGCTGGCATGGCGATTTCATCGATGCTACCCCAATGTGGGACGGTCGTGGTAACGGAACCTCACGTGCTTTGGGCAGTGTTACCCGTTTCACCAAAAAACCGGTTTTAGCCATATCAAAACTGGCAAACGATCAGGCTGCCTGGATTGCTGATACCGCAGGTACCGGCTTCAGAACCAAAGGTTACGTAATGGATAAACAGGACCGTCCGGAGTTTAAATACATCATCAACGGAACTCATGTTACCGATGCTGTTAAAGTAATGGAAAATGGACAAGGTTTAACCCGCGAAATTGCCATCGATAAACCATCTAAAGACTTATATTTCTTATTGGCAACCGCTTCCAATATCGAAGAAGTAGCTAAAGGTTTATACCTGGTAGATGACAAATCTTATTACATCCAGCTGGCCGATGGATCGTCCAAACCGGTAATCAGAGATGTTGATGGCAAGAAACAATTTATTGTAGCTATCGGAACCAGGTTAAATTATACCATTTTGTTTTAA
- a CDS encoding GH92 family glycosyl hydrolase codes for MKRLFIALLGFAATTSFAQTIGKVTDPVDWINPLMGTASKPALSNGNTYPAIGLPWGMNMWTPQTGKSGDGWAYTYDADKIRGFKQTHQPSPWMNDYGAFSIMPVTGKLRFTDDDRASWFSHKAEVSKPYYYSVYLADADVTTEITPTERAAQFRFTFPKTDSSYVVVDAQNKGSYIKIIPAERKIIGYTTKYARGPLPKNFKNYFVIYFNKDFKLAKTWDDKKLNDKDLELTVDHAGAVIGFATQKGEQVIAKVASSFISFEQADLNLKRELANDGFDATKAKGRATWNKTLSKISVEGGTIDQARTFYSAMYRTLFFPNKLYEVDAQNQIVHWSPYNGQVLPGYMFAGTGFWDTFRALYPFLNLVYPSINKEMQQGLINDYKEGGWLPEWSSPGYANIMVGNNSASVVSDAYIKGMRGYDIETLWSALKHGANNEGPMEAVGRDGVKYYNELGYVPFDVKKNENAAKTLEYSYDDFTIYQLGRALGKPASEIDIYKKRAMNYKNLFDPASGLMRGKNQDGTFQSPFSPFKWGGAFTEGNSWHYTWSVFQDVDGLAKLMGGHDKFVTKLDSVFSMPPVFDESAYGGVIHEIREMQIANMGQYAHGNQPIQHMIYLYNYGGAPYKTQYWVRETMNRMYKATPDGYCGDEDNGQTSAWYVFSAMGFYPVTPAVDQYVLGAPLFKKVTITLENGKTVVINAPENNDNNRYVQSLQMNGKPYSKNWISHSGLQKGAVLNFNMSATPNKTRGSNPADFPYSLSTEK; via the coding sequence ATGAAACGATTATTTATCGCCTTATTGGGTTTTGCGGCAACAACCAGTTTCGCACAAACCATAGGCAAAGTTACAGATCCTGTTGATTGGATAAACCCTTTAATGGGAACAGCGTCCAAACCGGCATTATCTAACGGAAATACCTATCCGGCAATCGGTTTGCCATGGGGAATGAACATGTGGACACCACAAACAGGTAAAAGTGGCGATGGATGGGCGTACACTTACGACGCAGATAAAATCCGTGGTTTTAAACAAACCCACCAACCCTCACCATGGATGAACGATTACGGTGCTTTTTCGATTATGCCCGTTACCGGAAAATTAAGATTTACCGATGATGACCGTGCCAGTTGGTTCAGCCATAAAGCAGAGGTTTCAAAACCATATTATTATAGCGTTTATTTGGCAGATGCCGATGTAACCACCGAAATTACCCCTACAGAAAGAGCTGCACAGTTCAGGTTTACTTTTCCTAAAACCGATAGTTCTTATGTAGTTGTAGATGCCCAAAACAAGGGTTCGTATATTAAAATCATTCCGGCAGAAAGAAAAATCATTGGTTATACTACTAAATATGCCCGTGGTCCGCTGCCTAAAAACTTCAAAAACTATTTTGTAATCTATTTCAATAAAGATTTCAAACTGGCGAAAACCTGGGATGACAAAAAATTGAACGATAAAGATTTAGAATTGACTGTCGATCATGCAGGTGCTGTTATCGGTTTCGCTACACAAAAAGGCGAGCAGGTAATTGCTAAAGTGGCTTCATCTTTCATCAGCTTTGAACAGGCTGATCTTAACTTAAAAAGAGAATTGGCTAACGATGGTTTCGATGCAACTAAAGCAAAAGGCAGGGCAACCTGGAACAAAACCTTAAGCAAAATTTCTGTTGAAGGGGGTACCATCGATCAGGCCCGTACTTTTTACTCGGCCATGTACCGTACCCTTTTCTTCCCTAACAAATTATACGAAGTTGATGCACAGAACCAGATTGTACACTGGAGTCCGTATAATGGTCAGGTTTTGCCAGGTTATATGTTTGCCGGTACTGGTTTCTGGGATACTTTCAGGGCTTTATACCCTTTCTTAAACCTGGTTTATCCTTCTATCAACAAAGAAATGCAACAAGGTCTAATCAACGATTATAAAGAAGGTGGTTGGTTGCCTGAGTGGAGCAGCCCGGGTTATGCTAACATTATGGTGGGTAACAATTCTGCTTCTGTAGTTTCTGATGCCTACATTAAAGGGATGCGTGGTTACGATATCGAAACATTATGGTCTGCTTTAAAACATGGTGCCAACAACGAAGGCCCTATGGAAGCCGTTGGTCGTGATGGGGTTAAATATTACAACGAACTGGGTTATGTACCTTTTGATGTGAAAAAGAACGAAAATGCGGCTAAAACTTTAGAATATTCTTATGATGACTTTACCATCTACCAATTGGGTAGGGCTTTAGGTAAACCGGCATCAGAAATCGACATCTACAAGAAAAGAGCCATGAATTATAAAAACCTTTTCGATCCGGCTTCTGGCTTAATGCGTGGTAAAAACCAGGACGGAACTTTCCAAAGCCCGTTCAGTCCATTTAAATGGGGTGGTGCCTTTACCGAAGGTAATAGCTGGCATTATACCTGGTCAGTTTTCCAGGATGTTGATGGTTTAGCTAAATTAATGGGCGGTCACGATAAATTTGTAACCAAACTGGATTCAGTTTTCTCTATGCCTCCGGTATTTGATGAAAGTGCTTACGGTGGCGTAATCCACGAAATCCGCGAAATGCAGATTGCAAACATGGGCCAGTATGCGCATGGTAACCAACCTATTCAGCACATGATTTACTTGTATAATTATGGCGGTGCCCCTTATAAAACACAATATTGGGTGCGCGAAACCATGAACAGGATGTACAAAGCTACACCAGATGGTTATTGCGGTGATGAAGATAACGGGCAAACCTCTGCCTGGTATGTTTTCTCAGCAATGGGTTTCTATCCGGTAACGCCAGCGGTTGATCAGTATGTATTAGGTGCGCCATTGTTTAAAAAAGTAACCATTACTTTAGAAAACGGCAAAACTGTTGTAATCAATGCACCAGAGAATAACGATAACAATCGTTATGTACAAAGCTTGCAGATGAATGGTAAACCTTATTCTAAAAACTGGATCAGCCACAGTGGTTTGCAAAAAGGTGCGGTGTTAAACTTTAACATGTCGGCAACGCCAAACAAAACAAGGGGTTCAAATCCAGCTGATTTCCCTTATTCGTTATCAACAGAAAAATAG
- a CDS encoding basic secretory protein-like protein: MKKISILSVFLMLVSAGLVQLKAQEITKKSGYTLSFESNFKELDPQLKKRLIKTFFEVYPKLAKEYNPSTIKEVKFFVDTAYKGVAATADGKVTFSSMWMIKHPEDIDVVTHEVMHIVQDYGRSVGPGWLTEGIADYARYKFGVDNAGAKWSLPALKPDHSYKNSYRITAAFFAWIEKSVKPGTIKAVDASLRDHTYTKEIWTKLTGKDLDALWADYVKNSQV, translated from the coding sequence ATGAAAAAAATATCAATTCTTTCCGTTTTCTTAATGCTTGTTTCTGCTGGTTTAGTGCAGTTGAAAGCGCAGGAAATCACTAAAAAGAGCGGTTACACCTTATCGTTCGAAAGCAATTTCAAGGAACTCGACCCACAATTGAAAAAACGTTTAATCAAAACATTTTTCGAGGTTTATCCAAAGCTGGCAAAAGAATACAACCCATCAACCATAAAAGAGGTAAAGTTTTTTGTAGATACAGCTTACAAAGGCGTGGCTGCAACTGCTGATGGCAAAGTAACCTTCAGTTCGATGTGGATGATTAAACATCCCGAAGATATTGATGTGGTTACACACGAAGTCATGCACATTGTACAAGATTATGGTCGCAGTGTTGGCCCGGGTTGGTTAACCGAAGGCATTGCCGATTATGCCCGTTATAAGTTCGGTGTAGATAATGCAGGTGCCAAATGGTCTTTGCCGGCTTTAAAACCAGATCATTCTTATAAAAACAGCTACCGCATTACCGCTGCATTTTTTGCATGGATAGAAAAAAGTGTAAAACCTGGCACCATTAAAGCGGTTGATGCTTCTTTAAGGGACCATACCTATACTAAAGAAATCTGGACGAAATTAACCGGTAAAGATTTAGATGCACTTTGGGCAGATTACGTTAAAAATTCGCAAGTTTAA
- a CDS encoding basic secretory protein-like protein: MNKKILILALVSFLAGAAAAQNREREYKITINDKDSVTNAKVDAKLKAAFFEVYPGFAQADGYRTKRNVVLDFVKDETPTIIAKAGEIKVNSEWVKNKSQKKIQKELFTALSKNWVSYSKEKHNGYTLTFISKDPNLDPAVRKNLISTYFEIYPKLVKTFNDKSTHDVLFVVDTAYKAVAEASGNRILFSAGYMKAHPTDIDVVTHETMQIVQGYGYSAGPVWLTEGIADYVRYKYGVDNVGSKWSLPAYNEKQNYTNSYRITARFFAWLEQNVKPGLIATLDQQLRAHQYNAQSWETITGKTLDQLWTDYGKEPQKVTLTYSSKKS; this comes from the coding sequence ATGAATAAGAAAATTTTAATCCTCGCATTGGTATCATTCTTAGCAGGTGCTGCTGCTGCCCAAAACAGAGAAAGAGAATATAAAATTACCATCAACGACAAAGACAGTGTAACAAACGCCAAGGTTGATGCTAAACTAAAGGCCGCCTTTTTTGAGGTTTATCCGGGCTTTGCACAGGCAGATGGCTATAGGACCAAAAGAAATGTAGTGCTTGATTTTGTAAAAGACGAAACACCAACCATTATCGCTAAAGCAGGAGAAATTAAAGTGAACAGCGAATGGGTTAAAAATAAATCCCAGAAGAAAATCCAGAAAGAATTATTTACTGCACTTTCGAAAAACTGGGTTTCATACAGTAAAGAAAAACATAATGGATATACTTTAACTTTCATCAGTAAAGACCCAAATTTAGATCCAGCAGTTAGAAAAAACTTAATTTCTACATATTTTGAGATTTACCCAAAATTGGTAAAAACATTTAATGATAAATCTACACACGATGTACTTTTTGTAGTAGATACCGCATATAAAGCCGTAGCCGAGGCCAGTGGCAACAGGATTTTGTTCAGTGCGGGTTATATGAAAGCACATCCAACCGATATAGATGTGGTTACACATGAAACGATGCAGATTGTTCAGGGTTATGGTTACAGTGCTGGTCCGGTTTGGTTAACCGAAGGTATTGCCGATTATGTACGTTATAAATACGGCGTCGATAATGTGGGCTCTAAATGGAGCCTGCCAGCTTACAATGAAAAACAAAATTATACCAATAGCTACCGGATTACCGCCCGCTTTTTTGCCTGGTTAGAACAAAATGTAAAACCTGGGTTAATTGCCACATTAGATCAACAATTAAGGGCACATCAGTACAATGCACAATCATGGGAAACCATAACCGGAAAAACCCTAGATCAGCTTTGGACCGATTATGGCAAAGAACCCCAAAAAGTAACCCTTACCTATAGCAGTAAGAAATCATAA
- a CDS encoding ROK family protein — MEKPVALGVDIGGSHITAALVDLETRTLVKDSIKRSPVNSQENKEVILSAWCDIISKAFQNIKNGARNVGIAMPGPFNYDKGISLIKDQDKFKSLYQVNVKEELAKRLDIPAENIHFINDAAGFLQGEVFAGAAKGNASVLGLTLGTGLGSSLCLNYKAFDADLWNSEFLDGIAEDYLSTRWFVKRFNQLSGKTVDGVKELVEIVETDHFATRVFMEFGYNLAQFLIPIIKKHKIDTVIVGGNIAQSFSAFAPELIATLKGNGLDTNIKISELKEHAALIGAASCCDLSLT, encoded by the coding sequence ATGGAAAAGCCTGTTGCATTAGGTGTAGATATTGGCGGCTCGCATATTACAGCCGCATTGGTGGATTTGGAAACAAGAACTTTGGTGAAGGATTCCATCAAGCGTAGCCCTGTGAATTCGCAGGAGAATAAAGAAGTGATTTTATCGGCATGGTGCGATATTATCAGCAAAGCTTTTCAAAATATTAAAAACGGTGCACGTAACGTGGGTATTGCCATGCCCGGGCCGTTTAATTATGATAAAGGAATTTCATTGATCAAAGACCAGGACAAGTTTAAGTCGCTTTATCAGGTTAATGTTAAAGAAGAACTGGCTAAACGTTTGGATATTCCTGCCGAAAATATCCATTTTATAAACGATGCCGCTGGTTTTTTACAGGGTGAAGTTTTTGCCGGGGCTGCAAAAGGAAATGCAAGTGTGTTGGGCCTAACATTGGGAACAGGGCTTGGGTCTTCGCTTTGTTTAAACTATAAAGCTTTTGATGCCGACCTGTGGAACTCCGAATTTTTAGACGGAATTGCAGAAGATTATTTATCTACGCGCTGGTTCGTAAAACGTTTTAACCAACTTAGCGGGAAAACCGTAGATGGGGTGAAAGAACTCGTAGAAATAGTAGAAACCGATCATTTTGCTACTCGGGTATTTATGGAATTTGGCTATAACCTGGCCCAGTTTTTAATTCCTATTATTAAAAAACATAAAATAGATACCGTTATTGTTGGTGGTAATATTGCACAATCTTTTAGTGCTTTCGCCCCCGAGCTGATTGCTACCCTAAAAGGCAATGGATTAGATACGAATATCAAAATTTCGGAGCTTAAAGAACATGCTGCGTTAATTGGTGCTGCAAGCTGTTGCGATTTGAGTTTAACTTAA
- a CDS encoding GH92 family glycosyl hydrolase has product MKLKLIASILCCLACKGLSAQQKDWVHYVNTLQGTNSKHELTRGNTYPTTALPFGMHTWTPQTGRNGDGWKYQYFKDKIRGFQQAHQCSSWTRDYAVFSLMPMVDELVVDENQRETRFSHKDEVAKPNYYKVKFENEITTEISPSERGAHLRFSYPKGKRSYLILDGYTRLSGVQIYPKENKITGWVNNGEGFKRGWKSYFVIQFDQPIKSYGTWENKRNTVNKDSLTAEGLGKGAFVQFESGTKVQIKTASSYISLKQAELNLKRELGSDKTLEDTKANAAAVWNKSLGKVEVEGGSKADMATFYSCFFRASLFSRKFYEINEAGKPYYFSPYDGKVHDGYMFTDTGFWDTFRAQFPLNTLVQPEMHGRYMQAMLDAYEQCGWLPSWSFPSEAGSMIGNHAISLLADAWVKGIRTFDPKKALDAYYHEAMNKGPWGPANGRDGVTEYNQLGYVPYPKYREATAKTLEYAYDDYCAYQLAKMIDDKHYIEVFEKPMYNYKNVYDPATRFMRGKNAEGKWSPNFDPTEWGGPFTEGNAWHWQWSVFQDTKGLINLMGGYNNFTAKLDSVFTEPNKVNVGSYGGMIHEMTEMVMANMGQYAHGNQPIQHMVYLYNYANQPWKAQFHAREVMHKLYDATENGYPGDEDQGQTSSWYVLSALGFYSVTPGTGEYVLGSPMFKKTTINLENGKKFVIEAPANDSDHVYIKSASFNGKNFTRNFINHSDILKGGVLKLEMNVKPSLNRGLLEEDKPFSLSK; this is encoded by the coding sequence ATGAAACTTAAATTAATCGCATCCATTTTATGCTGTCTTGCTTGCAAAGGGCTATCGGCGCAGCAGAAAGATTGGGTCCACTATGTGAACACGCTTCAGGGAACCAATTCCAAACACGAGCTCACCAGGGGAAATACCTATCCCACAACCGCCCTGCCTTTTGGCATGCACACCTGGACACCCCAAACGGGAAGAAACGGCGATGGCTGGAAATACCAATACTTTAAAGATAAAATCAGGGGTTTTCAGCAGGCGCATCAATGCAGCTCGTGGACAAGGGATTATGCGGTATTTTCTTTAATGCCAATGGTTGATGAACTTGTTGTTGACGAGAACCAGCGTGAAACCCGGTTTAGCCATAAAGATGAAGTTGCAAAACCGAATTATTATAAAGTAAAGTTCGAAAACGAGATTACTACAGAAATTTCTCCATCAGAGCGTGGTGCGCATCTGCGTTTCAGCTATCCAAAAGGTAAAAGGAGCTACCTGATCCTTGATGGATACACCAGGTTGAGCGGTGTGCAGATCTACCCAAAGGAAAATAAAATTACAGGATGGGTAAATAATGGCGAAGGTTTTAAGCGTGGCTGGAAAAGTTATTTTGTGATCCAGTTCGATCAGCCCATTAAATCTTATGGTACCTGGGAGAACAAACGCAATACGGTAAATAAAGATTCGCTAACTGCCGAAGGATTAGGAAAAGGTGCATTTGTACAATTTGAGTCAGGTACTAAAGTTCAGATTAAAACCGCTTCCTCTTACATCAGCTTAAAACAGGCCGAGCTTAATTTAAAAAGAGAGCTGGGCAGCGATAAAACTTTAGAAGATACCAAAGCCAATGCTGCTGCGGTATGGAATAAATCTTTAGGTAAAGTTGAAGTGGAAGGTGGATCGAAAGCCGATATGGCAACCTTTTATTCTTGCTTTTTCAGGGCAAGTTTATTCTCAAGAAAATTTTATGAAATCAATGAGGCTGGAAAACCTTATTATTTCAGTCCTTACGATGGTAAGGTACATGATGGGTATATGTTTACCGATACCGGTTTCTGGGATACCTTCCGTGCGCAATTTCCATTAAATACCCTGGTACAGCCCGAAATGCATGGTCGTTACATGCAGGCCATGCTTGATGCTTATGAGCAATGCGGTTGGCTGCCCTCATGGTCGTTCCCCAGCGAAGCAGGCAGTATGATCGGTAACCATGCCATTTCTTTACTGGCCGATGCCTGGGTAAAAGGAATCAGAACTTTTGACCCCAAAAAAGCCCTTGATGCCTATTATCATGAAGCGATGAACAAGGGGCCCTGGGGACCTGCAAACGGTAGGGATGGGGTAACCGAATATAATCAATTGGGTTATGTGCCTTATCCAAAATATAGGGAAGCCACCGCAAAAACGCTGGAGTATGCTTACGATGATTATTGTGCCTACCAATTGGCCAAAATGATTGATGACAAACATTATATAGAGGTTTTTGAAAAACCAATGTATAATTATAAAAATGTGTACGATCCTGCTACACGGTTTATGAGGGGCAAAAACGCAGAAGGCAAATGGTCGCCAAATTTCGACCCGACAGAGTGGGGCGGACCTTTTACCGAAGGCAACGCCTGGCATTGGCAGTGGTCGGTTTTTCAGGATACCAAAGGCTTGATTAATTTGATGGGTGGGTACAACAATTTTACGGCAAAACTGGATTCTGTTTTTACCGAACCCAATAAAGTTAATGTTGGCTCTTACGGCGGCATGATCCACGAAATGACTGAAATGGTGATGGCTAACATGGGGCAATATGCACATGGAAACCAACCGATACAGCACATGGTTTACCTTTATAATTATGCTAACCAGCCCTGGAAAGCGCAGTTTCACGCCCGCGAGGTGATGCATAAATTGTATGATGCTACCGAAAACGGTTATCCCGGTGATGAAGACCAGGGGCAAACTTCATCATGGTATGTGTTAAGTGCTTTGGGTTTTTATAGCGTTACGCCTGGTACGGGCGAATATGTTTTAGGTAGCCCAATGTTTAAAAAAACAACGATTAACTTAGAAAACGGTAAAAAATTCGTGATCGAAGCACCCGCAAATGATTCCGACCACGTTTATATTAAATCTGCCAGCTTTAACGGTAAAAATTTCACCAGAAACTTTATTAATCACAGCGATATTTTAAAGGGCGGGGTGTTAAAATTAGAGATGAATGTTAAACCTTCGTTAAATAGAGGACTTTTAGAAGAAGATAAGCCTTTTTCGCTGAGTAAATAG